ATCCCTCCAAAAACCCTCTCTTCCAAGTCTTTtaccttttgtcttcttcttcttcaatgccAAAGGTCTTCTAGAAAGGCATTTTGGTTATTTCACCACTTTAACACAAAATCCTAATTTTGCCCTTGAGCCCAATTGCTTGAAATAGGTTTGGATGGGGTTGGTGGGCTACTTTGGGCTCTCCTGGCCACACTTCCTAGGCATGAAACCCATTAGGCCTTTGCTCGGCGCAGCTCCTTGTTTTGGCTTCCAATTCTCGACCTATTAATTCTtatctaaaatttaaaacttactGAGATGAATGAGGCGACGTCCAATAGGTCAGTTTTGAAATCCTTGGAAGTTCGATATCCAaaatcgaattaaaattcatggttaaaattgatCATGTGTAACTTTAGTACAATCTAAATTATCGAGTGACTTTTAGGGCTTTTGCACATTTGTCTCAtggttgataaaatttcaattcatgtttatgTCTCTTCAAATCATGGATAAATCTTGATTGCCACGTAATCGCGACAAATCAATTACTTGCCATGAATACAAGATTAATAGGAAATCAGTTTATTCGTTCACAGCGAGTATCGTAATTGTGCAAAATCACCTGTAAACCGACTACGTACTTTTatcgaatcgatttatatccattCGCTAATTGACTTGCAATAGCATAATATTGTCCCTTGTCGAGGATCAAGCTATTTATCCACGATTGAATTCTCTAGTCATGtgtctttttaatcttttatggTCTCTgtcaatagattagttaactcatgagtaaTCAATTCATAATAAATTCAACTATCAGTGTATTGATAAAATAACAATTTCTTATATCTCAAGAATGGTCGAATTTTAGGACTCTTGAAATTGACACTTCTAAAATAATTGCACATCTGAATAGACTTTTACTGTTAGCTTAATTTAAATCTCTCGATAGACGCACATCTCTTGAGGCCACCGTGTTTGATTTGGCTTTTCAAGTCTTAACCAAGGAAGCTTCTTGGAATCTTCTTCTTGGTAAACACCAAAATTAGTATTCTATATAGAATACAGCCGGTTAAGAAAGCTTCTTTGAATCTTCTTCCTGGTAAACACCAAAATTAGCAGACTATATAGAATACAGCCATTAGCAGGTTGACTTTATCGCCGTCTCTGCTCAATCCAATAGTATCACATtcttaaggaagaagaagagattcttaagggagaagaaaagaaaacgccaccttcatttcttcatcaaacCCACCATTTCCGTCCTCCAAAAGCGAGCCACTCCTCAGAAAACCTCAAGACAATACCCACAAAAGAGCAAACAAGATAAACCAAATCTCGATGGCAAAGTGCTTCAGCTTTTCAGCGACATACGACCGATGGTTGCGCTTCTCCTATTCCCGGATGGGCCTGAAGTCGACCACCACCGACCTCAGCGGCGATGGCACGGTCATGCACTGTTGGGTCCCCAAGACGTACAAGCCCAACAAGCCCAACTTGCTCCTTGTGCACGGCCTCGGAGCCAGCGGAATGTGGCAGTGGAATGCGTTCGTCTCGCGCTTCATCGAGAGATTCAACGTGTACGTGCCTGATCTCTTGTTCTTTGGCGACTCCTACACGAACCGGCCCGAGCGGACCGAGCAGTTTCAGGCTCAGTGCGTCGCAGGTAGGACTGTCGACTTTCTGACAGACAGGATACCAAATGAATCGAGAAAGACTGACTTGGATCAGCATTTGACCCGTTTTGCAGGAGTCTTGAAGGCTGAGGGAGTGAGAAAGACGGCAGTAGTGGGGGCAAGTTACGGTGGCTTCGTGGCATATAGCTTGGCGGCGCAGTTCCCTGAGATGGTGGAGAAGTTGGTTTTGTGGGGTGCAGGGGTTTGTATGGAGGAGAAGGATATGGAGGATGGGATGTTTCAGGTGGGCCAGAAAACATTAGATAGACTCGTTTCCTGAGTGGTAATCAAGTTGCAGAAACTGCTCTGGAACTTGTGCCTAATTCTTGTGGGAGTTCAGTGCGTGTCTCACTGTTTCTTGATATTCGTGATAATGGAACTGGGTCTGTCTTTGGGCAATGTCGTCTTACAGGTGAAGAGCATGGACGAGGCCGTGAGTATCATGTTAGCACAGACGCCAGAGAAGATGAAAGAGCTGCTCGAGGTCGTCTGTTACAAGCCGGTGATGACAATTCCCACTTGCTTGATGCAGGATTTCATTAATGTAAGTCAACGAAAAGTTACAAATCTCTCAGCTGCACGTTTGTGTTTTAGCACATTGCCTACAAATCCGAGTTTATTGATGCCAAGTGTTCAGTTTTCGTTTCCTTTGCTAGCGAAACTCTCACCCTTCCTTTTCCTGATTCATAATGGAAGTTTATACGGTTAATTATCAGGTAATAGATACATTGAATGGGGAAGTAGAATCTTTACATGGCTCTCCTCTGTTTTTATGTTATCGTGTAGGCCACTTCCTGGCCATACTCATGATAGTCTTATTCACATTTTATTGCTCAAGATTAGGAGGTATCAGGCCGATTAAATTCTAAATAGATCAGAGTAAACCCCAAAACCCCATGTTATCTGTCGATTCTATGAGAGTTTGTACATGTGCAAGGACGTGAAAttttggtcaaagaaaaattaccaTTCAGCATTCTGCCCTTGACTCTCACAACTCTGTTCACGGTAACCCATATTTGAGGTCTACAAATAATGCATTGGCATCATTTTGTCCCTGAATCTCGACAATAATGAACATTTCAGACACTagataaaatgaacaagtaaTTTGTTCCTTGTGAACTGAGACTACAAGATGTCAAGTTGTGAAGGCCAGTAGATATTAAACGGTGGGTTGTGATACATAGTGCTAACTCTCACTGTCCATCAATCTCACATCAGCTGCGCTCTTTCCAACAAACTCATGAAAAGCTAAATATTAGATTTTATCTGGTGATGTTTTTCGCGGGCTAAACTTGGAAGAGCTTATATCGATCACTCAAGTTTTGTGGCATTTCAAGAAAGCTTACCATGATTGTCTGCAGTTCATGGGTACGGAGCACCTTCAAGAATGGACAGGGCTGCTCAATGCCTTACACAAAGATAGGAAGATGTCTAATCTTCCTAAGATAACTCAGGTTTCTTTCTCTCGAAATCTCTGTCCTCTTGATAGGACTCGAGCAATTGAACCAGTTATTCACATTGATTTGTCAATATCTTCTCTTGTCTTTGGACATCCTCTCAAGCCATGGATCTTTTTCTGATGCAGCCGACACTGATAATCTGGGGGGAATATGATAGACTCTTTCCAATTGAATTGGGTCACAGATTAAAAAGGTTTCCCCTCCaagctttgctttgctttttctgCTTTCTTTAGAAGCTTAATTCTCTAACAAGCACTTATATAAACAACATAATTGGATGAAGCCAAATCTTCAGAACCGAAGTGTTATTCACTGAGACCCCTTCAGTTTGAACTTACAATGTTAACGTGCATCAAATTCCAGGAGGATCTGTTTTTGCTAAATGGCTCTTGGTAAACTTTCTTGATGGAGTAACCTGCTTCTGTTTTTGTATCGTTCGAATGACTTTGGCCAGGCATTTGGAAGGAATTGCGCAATTAGTGATTATAAAGGATTGTGGTCATGCCCCGAATGGAAGGGACCTGAAAGGGATATACGAACACATGAAGTCGTTCCTCATAGATCCACTCCTTTCACCTAAGAAGGCAAATCAAACCAAAGACCAAAAGGTGCACTGAGAGTCAGCATTGAATTTATGGTCGAATAAGCCTCCTGCAGCATGCTTGTCCGAggtatataaatattaatatagCCTATGTAATTTGAAGTAACATGGTTCAACATAATTAACCCATGAAGAGCAATGTCCAAAGAATGGggaatatttcattttttcctctaGATATTGTGTTACAGTTGCATATTTTAGGGTTCATTGTGAATTTTGCTAGATTAGTGTTGTAATGTTTGCTTGTAGTATTGCTTTCACTGTTGCACCCCAAAAAATTCTAACGGGATGAGTGAGTGATATGACTACCTTTCCACTCGAAAGATGAAGCCTCAAACTATATGTGATATCCTGAAAATTAGTccctattttgaaatatatgaaatagttTTATTCAGATTTTGCTGTAGTATCTTGTGCTCCAACATGATCAGTTAAAGGAGAACTCTGTGCAGTAGATTAAAAATGTACAACATTAGCAGAACTCCGGAAGAgaggaaacaaaaatcaatgaaCAGTGAGTGAAACAAAAGAGAACCGTTTGAGCACACTaaggtcattatcttgatccaaggtttcaaatagggaacaatcctcccctatttcgcccttcttaggaaattcatccactaagaatgtgacatcccgtgattcaaattcaattattctcccactttcctactcacctatgaacacatacccaaTCGAGTGTTCGAAGTatttcattaaaatactctacttttatctgggactcaatttcccaaacttgtgacaggacttatgagtataggcagcataatccatggcttaagtaaacttaagtccggttttctatctgtccataactcatatggagtggaactaactgatttagaaggcatccggttaagtatataggcagcagttaacaacgcatcactccaaaaagtgatatgtaagt
Above is a window of Eucalyptus grandis isolate ANBG69807.140 chromosome 9, ASM1654582v1, whole genome shotgun sequence DNA encoding:
- the LOC120285986 gene encoding 2-hydroxy-6-oxo-2,4-heptadienoate hydrolase-like, which codes for MAKCFSFSATYDRWLRFSYSRMGLKSTTTDLSGDGTVMHCWVPKTYKPNKPNLLLVHGLGASGMWQWNAFVSRFIERFNVYVPDLLFFGDSYTNRPERTEQFQAQCVAGVLKAEGVRKTAVVGASYGGFVAYSLAAQFPEMVEKLVLWGAGVCMEEKDMEDGMFQVKSMDEAVSIMLAQTPEKMKELLEVVCYKPVMTIPTCLMQDFINFMGTEHLQEWTGLLNALHKDRKMSNLPKITQPTLIIWGEYDRLFPIELGHRLKRHLEGIAQLVIIKDCGHAPNGRDLKGIYEHMKSFLIDPLLSPKKANQTKDQKVH